Within the Desulfovibrio sp. genome, the region TCTATAGTGATACGATTGCAAAAACGACAGAGGGCACGACCCCGGGTCACGCCTACAAAAAACCCTGACGCAGCAGAAAATCCATGTTCAGCCCTGAGGCTTTGGGCGCGGCGGTATCGCCGCTGGCGGCGGCAGCCCACGGACGCAGCAGGTTGCGCACGTACTTGCCGATGAGGTCAGTTTCCATATTGACGGCCACACCCGGACGCCAGTGCAGCATGGTGGTGCGCTTCTGGGTATCGGGTATGATGTTGACCTCAAGAAAATCCGGGCCGCAATCATTGACTGTAAGGCTGATGCCGTCAAGGGTCACCGAACCCTTGGGAATAACCTCGACGCCAAATTCGGCGGGAAAGGCAATGCGGCAGCGCAGGGACTGGCCCGCCTGGCGCACTTCGCGCACAGTGGCCATGCAATCCACATGGCCGCTCACAAGGTGGCCGCCCAGGCGGTCGCCCAGGGCCAGAGCCCGTTCAAGGTTGACCAGATGCCCTGTTTGCAGCGTCCCCAAGGTAGTGCGCGAGAGCGTCTCACCTGAAGCGTAGGCCGTAAAGGTGTCTGCCCCGTGTTCTTCCACGGAAAGGCAGGCTCCGTTGACGGCAATGGATTCGCCATCCACAATGTCAGGCAGGGTAAAAAGAGGACGCAGGCAAATACGGCACTCGTTGCCGGTTTTGCGCAAGGAGCGCACCTCGCCCTGCCCCTGAATAATGCCTGTAAACATGTGTCCTACTTTGTTTCCGCAGTGTGCAGGGGGCGCAGTTCTATATGGATGTCGCCGCCGCTGGTATGGGTTCCCATAACGCGCATGCGCAGCGCTTCGTCCAGACTCAGGGGAGCCCGGCCGGAAAAAAGCGGGTGCGCGTCTTCATCACCCAGGATTATGGGCGCCATGTGCAGGCGAAATTCGTCAACAACTCCGGCTTCCAGAAGACTGAGAGCCAGGTGCCCGCCCCCTTCGCACAAAAGGTAGGGGCAGTGCAGTTCTTCCCACAGGGCCTTGAGCATGTGGGTCAGGTCGGGGCCGCCGCGCAGCGCCGGGCCAAGAGAAAGCACACGCACGCCGATATCGCGCAGGGCTTTGGCCGTGGTCGAAGCGGCGGCAGCGGGCGAAGCCAGAAACACTGTCTGCTCGGGCCGCTCTTTCAGCAGGAAAAAATCCGCGTCGGGCTGCGGCAGGCGCGATGTGAGCACGCACGCCAGAGGCTGGCGGCAGTCAGGCTCGTCATCGCTGAGGGGGCGCACGGTGAGGCGCGGGTTGTCCGCGCGAAAGGTGCCGCCGCCCACAAGCACAGCGCCGCCGCAACGGCCAATGCCAGCCCGCAGTCGCTGCACTTCCTGCCGCGATTCTTCGGAGCTGATCCACTGGGATTCGCCCCGGCGTGTGGCAATGCGGCCATCAAGAGTGGCAGCCATCTTCAGGATAACGTAGGGCCGCTGCTTTTGCTGCCAGACCAGAAAGTCGGCCACAAGGTCACGGCAGGCATCAGCGCAGACGCCTTCAATAACTTCCAGGCCGCTTTCGCGCAGTTGGCATGCGCCGCCGCAGGCTTCGGGATTGGGGTCGGCAAGGCCCACCACGATTTTCTTGATCCCCGCCTGGCGCACGGCATCGGTGCAGGGAGGCGTCTTGCCCTGGTGGCAGCAGGGTTCCAGCGTCACAACAAGAGTGCACTGGGACGGATCCACTCCCCTGGCGGCAGCGTCTTTCAGGCAGGCCACCTCGGCGTGGTCAAGCCCTGCGGCATGGTGCCACCCCCTGGCCACAACATGGCCGTCACGCACAAGCACCGCGCCCACCATGGGGTTGGGGCAGGTTTTCCAGCGGCCCTTCCGCGCCAGGGCGATGGCTTCGCGCATGAAGGGGGCGTAATCCAGTTCAGACATGGGATCTACTCCGGCTGGGGGCTGATGACTGGTGGAATGAAGTTGAGCCGTTCCACGTGCACCCCCGCTTCAGCAAGCATGGTGGTGGCAAGTTCGTCAGGATAGTATTCCGTGTAATAAATATGCCGTATGCCGCAGTTGATAAGCATTTTGCTGCACTGAACGCAGGGATGGGTCGTGCAGTACAGTTCAGCGCCGCTGATATTGATGCCGTGTACCGCAGCCTGAATAATGACATTCTGTTCCGCATGCAGGCCCCGGCAGATTTCATGCCGCTGGCCAGAGGGAATGCCCATCTGCTCACGCAGGCAGCCGATGTCAAGACAGTGCGGGACGCCAGCGGGTGCGCCGTTATACCCTGTGGCGAGAATGCGTTTGTCCTTCACGGCCACAGCGCCGACCTTGCGGCGCGTGCACGTTGAGCGCCCGCTGACAAGGTAGGTGATGTTCATAAAATATTCAGGCCAAGGCAGACGTTGCATAAGATACCCGTTAAAATTTCACACAGTGTACATAGTGGAGACACAAAAGCCAAGCCGGAGAACCGGGGCCTTGAGAGCGAAAAAACACGGTGCTTACGTAAGGGCGCAGAGGCCGATTTCTGGAGCAGATTAACTTTGAAATGCTTCACATTTCAAAGTTTTCATTCAGCCGAAAAATGCGATTTGCGCCAGCCATCAGCAGGCTGTTCGCTCTATTAACCAATTGCTGTCTTAATCCGTAGCTTCCTTCGTCGCAACGGCTAAAGCTCCGCTGAATCCACGCCACGTTGTGGCGCGCTGTACTTTCGTACAGCGTCAGAGCATTTACACTTTTTCAAAGGTAAAATGCTCTAGCAGGGGCGGCCCGAAGGTGGTGAGCCTTCGGGCCGCCAAAGGCCATAAAAAGCGTCAGGCCCTAGTGGGCAAACAGGGGAAACTGAAGGGCGAACTCTTCAACTTCCGCACGAATTTTTTCAAGGGCAGCAGCGTCATTACGGTTTTCAATGGCCGTTACAATGAACTGGCCCACAGTGCGCATATGATCCTGCTTCATGCCGCGCGTGGTGAGGGCCGCAGCGCCCAGGCGCACGCCCGACGTCACAAAGGGAGAGCGTGTTTCAAAAGGAACAGTGTTTTTGTTGACCGTGATGCCAGCGGTATCCAGAGCTATTTCAGCGTCCTTGCCGGTGATGTCCTTGCGGGTCAGGTCTACCAGCATGAGGTGGTTGTCGGTGCCGCCGGACACAAGGTCGTATCCGGCTTCGGTCAGGCATGCCGCCAGGGTGGCTGCATTGTCCATCACCTGCTGCTGGTAGGCCTTGAAGGAGGGGTGCAGCGCCTCGCCCAGGGCCACGGCCTTGGCTGCCACCACGTGCATCAGGGGGCCGCCCTGAATGCCGGGGAAGATCTGGCTGTTCAGCGTCTTGGCCATGTCTTCGGTGGAGAGGATCATGCCGCCACGGGGGCCGCGCAGGGTTTTGTGCGTGGTCGTTGTGGTGACGTGGGCGTAGGGCACGGGGCTCTGGTGCAGACCGGCGGCCACAAGACCGGCGATATGCGCCATATCGACCACCAGCTTGGCGTCAACTTCATCGGCAATGGCACGGAAGCGGGCAAAGTCAATGGCGCGGGGGTAGGCGCTGGCACCGGCCACGATGACCTTGGGCCTGTGTTCACGCGCTTTCTCGACCACCGCGTCATAGTCGATGCGACCGGTTTCACGCTGCACGCCGTAGGACACGATGTTGAAGAGGCGGCCGGAAAAGTTCACCGGACTGCCATGGGTGAGGTGCCCGCCGTGGGAAAGGTCCATGCCAAGAATGGTGTCGCCAGGCTTGAGAAAAGCCAGGTACGCGGCCATATTGGCCTGCGAGCCGGAGTGGGGCTGCACGTTGACGTACTGGGCGTCAAAAAGCAGCTTGGCACGCTCCTGGGCAAGGGTTTCGATCATATCCACATATTCGCAGCCGCCGTAATAGCGTTTGCCGGGATACCCTTCTGCATACTTGTTGGTGAGTATGCTGCCCTGAGCCTGCCTCACGGCAGTGGAAACAATGTTTTCCGAAGCGATAAGCTCAAGCTTACCCATCTGCCTTTGCGATTCCAGAAAGATGGCCCGTGCGATTTCCGGGTCCTGAAGGAGAATTTCATCCATGAACGTGGTCCTCAGTGAAATATACTGCCCGCCACAGTGGCGGGCAGTGTTGTGGATAGGCTGGACCCGGCGGAGGGGGGCGGATCTGTGGGAAGCGCGTTTCCCGAGCGCTCCTGCTGGTTCAGGCAGGGCGGCGACAGGGCGCTATTTATCCCATTTCTTCAAAATCAGGCTGGCATTGGTGCCGCCAAAGCCGAAGGAGTTGCACATGGCATACTCGCAGGCGATATGCTTTGAACCGTCAGCCATGTAATCAAGGTCACAGGCCGGGTCGGGGGTGTCGAGGTTGATGGTGCCGGGCAGCATTTCGTCATGCAGCGCCAGCGCCGTGAACACGGATTCGATACCGCCGGCAGCGCCAAGCAGATGTCCCGTCATGGATTTTGTGGCCGAAATCTTGATTTTTCTGGCATGGTCGCCAAAAACCAGTTTGATGGCCTTGGTTTCAATGCTGTCATTGAGCATTGTGGACGTGGCGTGGGCATTGATGTGCCCGATGGCCGAGGGGGCAATGCCCGCCTCGCGCAGGGCGTTCTGCATGGCGCGCGCCATGCCTTCGCCGTTTTCACAGGGGGCGGTCATATGGTAGGCGTCGCCGGAAGCGCCGTATCCAACCATTTCAGCGTAAATCTTCGCGCCGCGCTCCTGGGCCGATTCCAGCGTTTCAAGCAGCAGCAGTCCCGCGCCTTCGCCAATGACAAAACCGTCACGGTTGGCGTCAAAGGGACGTGAAGCCTTGGTGGGCTCATCGTTGTGCTGGGTCGAAAGGGCCTTGAGGGCCGTAAAGCCCGCCACGCCAAGGGGCGTGACCGTGGCTTCGACGCCGCCGGTGATAACGGCCGTGACCCTGCCGAGCAAAAGCTCGCTGAAGGACGTGCCCATGGCGTGAATGCCCGAGGCGCAGGCCGTGGTGGTGACGATGTTGGGGCCCTTGGCCCCTGTGAAGATGGATATCTGCCCAGGCCCCATGTTGGAAATGAGCATGGGAATCATGAAGGGCGAAATTTTGTTGGGGCCAGACTCCAGCAGCTTGGCATGGTAGGTCTCAATGGTGTGCAGGCCGCCAAGGCCGATGCCGAGTATCACGGCGGTGTCGTAGGCATTGGCGTCCGTCACTTGATAGCCCGAGTCCTTGAGCAGCATCTGGGCCGAAG harbors:
- a CDS encoding cytidine/deoxycytidylate deaminase family protein, which codes for MQRLPWPEYFMNITYLVSGRSTCTRRKVGAVAVKDKRILATGYNGAPAGVPHCLDIGCLREQMGIPSGQRHEICRGLHAEQNVIIQAAVHGINISGAELYCTTHPCVQCSKMLINCGIRHIYYTEYYPDELATTMLAEAGVHVERLNFIPPVISPQPE
- a CDS encoding riboflavin synthase yields the protein MFTGIIQGQGEVRSLRKTGNECRICLRPLFTLPDIVDGESIAVNGACLSVEEHGADTFTAYASGETLSRTTLGTLQTGHLVNLERALALGDRLGGHLVSGHVDCMATVREVRQAGQSLRCRIAFPAEFGVEVIPKGSVTLDGISLTVNDCGPDFLEVNIIPDTQKRTTMLHWRPGVAVNMETDLIGKYVRNLLRPWAAAASGDTAAPKASGLNMDFLLRQGFL
- the ribD gene encoding bifunctional diaminohydroxyphosphoribosylaminopyrimidine deaminase/5-amino-6-(5-phosphoribosylamino)uracil reductase RibD; amino-acid sequence: MSELDYAPFMREAIALARKGRWKTCPNPMVGAVLVRDGHVVARGWHHAAGLDHAEVACLKDAAARGVDPSQCTLVVTLEPCCHQGKTPPCTDAVRQAGIKKIVVGLADPNPEACGGACQLRESGLEVIEGVCADACRDLVADFLVWQQKQRPYVILKMAATLDGRIATRRGESQWISSEESRQEVQRLRAGIGRCGGAVLVGGGTFRADNPRLTVRPLSDDEPDCRQPLACVLTSRLPQPDADFFLLKERPEQTVFLASPAAAASTTAKALRDIGVRVLSLGPALRGGPDLTHMLKALWEELHCPYLLCEGGGHLALSLLEAGVVDEFRLHMAPIILGDEDAHPLFSGRAPLSLDEALRMRVMGTHTSGGDIHIELRPLHTAETK
- the fabF gene encoding beta-ketoacyl-ACP synthase II, coding for MTRPRVVITGVGGVTPLANDIESTWKKLLAGESGIAPITLFDASAYDSRIAGEVKNFAPEEFMPVKQVRRMDRFTQFAVASAQMLLKDSGYQVTDANAYDTAVILGIGLGGLHTIETYHAKLLESGPNKISPFMIPMLISNMGPGQISIFTGAKGPNIVTTTACASGIHAMGTSFSELLLGRVTAVITGGVEATVTPLGVAGFTALKALSTQHNDEPTKASRPFDANRDGFVIGEGAGLLLLETLESAQERGAKIYAEMVGYGASGDAYHMTAPCENGEGMARAMQNALREAGIAPSAIGHINAHATSTMLNDSIETKAIKLVFGDHARKIKISATKSMTGHLLGAAGGIESVFTALALHDEMLPGTINLDTPDPACDLDYMADGSKHIACEYAMCNSFGFGGTNASLILKKWDK
- the glyA gene encoding serine hydroxymethyltransferase — encoded protein: MDEILLQDPEIARAIFLESQRQMGKLELIASENIVSTAVRQAQGSILTNKYAEGYPGKRYYGGCEYVDMIETLAQERAKLLFDAQYVNVQPHSGSQANMAAYLAFLKPGDTILGMDLSHGGHLTHGSPVNFSGRLFNIVSYGVQRETGRIDYDAVVEKAREHRPKVIVAGASAYPRAIDFARFRAIADEVDAKLVVDMAHIAGLVAAGLHQSPVPYAHVTTTTTHKTLRGPRGGMILSTEDMAKTLNSQIFPGIQGGPLMHVVAAKAVALGEALHPSFKAYQQQVMDNAATLAACLTEAGYDLVSGGTDNHLMLVDLTRKDITGKDAEIALDTAGITVNKNTVPFETRSPFVTSGVRLGAAALTTRGMKQDHMRTVGQFIVTAIENRNDAAALEKIRAEVEEFALQFPLFAH